In Triticum aestivum cultivar Chinese Spring chromosome 5B, IWGSC CS RefSeq v2.1, whole genome shotgun sequence, the following proteins share a genomic window:
- the LOC123110972 gene encoding proteasome subunit alpha type-5, which yields MFLTRTEYDRGVNTFSPEGRLFQVEYAIEAIKLGSTAIGLKTKDGVVLAVEKRVTSPLLEPSSVEKIMEIDEHVGCAMSGLIADARTLVEHARVETQNHRFSYGEPMTVESTTQAICDLALRFGEGEEESMSRPFGVSLLIAGHDENGPSLYYTDPSGTFWQCNAKAIGSGSEGADSSLQEQFNKELTLQEAETIALSILKQVMEEKVTPNNVDIAKVAPNYHLYTPAEVEAVIARL from the exons ATGTTCCTCACGAG GACGGAGTACGACCGCGGCGTGAACACCTTCTCGCCGGAGGGACGGCTATTCCAGGTCGAGTACGCCATCGAGGCCATCAAG TTGGGATCTACTGCAATCGGGTTGAAGACGAAGGATGGGGTTGTTCTTGCTGTGGAGAAACGTGTGACGTCTCCATTGCTG GAACCTAGCAGTGTTGAGAAAATTATGGAAATTGATGAGCATGTAGGCTGTGCCATGAGTGGCCTTATTGCTGATGCAAGAACATTGGTTGAGCATGCTCGAGTGGAGACCCAA AACCATAGATTCTCATATGGGGAACCGATGACAGTTGAGTCTACCACACAAGCTATTTGCGATCTAGCTCTTCGCTTTGGAGAAGGTGAAGAAGAGTCTATG TCACGACCTTTTGGAGTTTCTCTCCTTATTGCTGGTCATGATGAAAATGGGCCGAGCTT GTACTACACTGACCCATCTGGAACCTTTTGGCAGTGCAATGCCAAGGCAATAGGGTCAGGTTCTGAGGGTGCCGATAGTTCATTGCAGGAGCAGTTCAACAAG GAGCTGACCCTTCAGGAGGCTGAAACCATTGCTCTATCTATCCTGAAACAGGTTATGGAAGAAAAG GTGACTCCAAATAATGTCGACATCGCCAAGGTCGCGCCGAACTACCACCTTTACACCCCTGCAGAGGTCGAAGCAGTCATAGCACGATTGTGA